In Pectinophora gossypiella chromosome 1, ilPecGoss1.1, whole genome shotgun sequence, one genomic interval encodes:
- the LOC126370074 gene encoding uncharacterized protein LOC126370074: MTNIMGNLPSERLNPDFPFTNVGTDFAGPFLITDRKGRGCKITKCYLCIFICLNYKCIHLEAVSELSKDAFMLSLKRFIARRGLPKKIFCDNGTNFVAAAREINDFFKSKDNVNSIFDFTAQQGIDFKFSPAYAPHFGGLFEAGVKSAKFHLHRIMSNAHLTFEELCSLFSQIEAILNSRPLCPLSPSPTDLQPLTPGHFLIGRPLTALPAAQLLDCNTNRLDRYQRLEQIRQHFWRRWSSEYVSELQQRTKWKVRSKALRLNDLVLLKDDSVPPLCWRLGRVHKMFPGSDGVPHVADVMTSRGLVRRAINRICLLPTEDDHLS, translated from the coding sequence ATGACGAACATTATGGGCAATCTACCGTCGGAGCGACTTAACCCAGATTTTCCCTTCACCAACGTAGGCACTGATTTTGCAGGTCCATTTCTGATCACTGATCGCAAAGGTAGGGGATGTAAAATAACGAAATGTTATCTCTGCATTTTCATATGCCTCAATTATAAGTGCATACATTTGGAAGCTGTCAGTGAGCTCTCTAAAGACGCCTTTATGTTGTCACTGAAAAGATTTATTGCCCGCAGAGGTCTGCCTAAGAAAATTTTCTGTGACAACGGAACAAACTTTGTTGCCGCGGCTCGCGAAATCAATGATTTTTTTAAGTCCAAGGACAATGTAAACtccatttttgatttcacagcTCAGCAGGGCATCGATTTTAAATTTTCCCCGGCATACGCTCCTCATTTTGGAGGCTTGTTTGAGGCCGGGGTCAAGTCAGCAAAATTTCACTTGCATAGAATAATGAGTAATGCACACTTGACATTTGAGGAACTGTGCTCCTTGTTTTCACAAATCGAGGCCATCCTCAATAGCCGGCCCCTTTGTCCTCTCAGTCCCTCGCCCACAGACCTACAGCCCCTCACTCCGGGACACTTTTTGATTGGCAGGCCTCTTACCGCACTGCCAGCCGCTCAACTGTTGGACTGCAACACCAATCGTCTCGACCGCTATCAGCGCCTGGAGCAGATTCGTCAGCATTTCTGGAGACGGTGGTCAAGTGAATACGTCTCGGAGCTTCAGCAGCGCACGAAATGGAAGGTCCGGTCCAAGGCTCTGCGGCTTAATGACCTTGTCTTACTGAAGGATGACAGCGTTCCTCCACTGTGTTGGCGCCTCGGCAGGGTCCACAAGATGTTTCCCGGCTCAGATGGTGTACCTCACGTTGCTGACGTCATGACTTCGCGGGGACTTGTCCGTCGCGCCATCAACCGCATTTGTCTACTACCCACGGAAGACGACCACTTGTCTTGA